ggggaatggtgttgaagccagggtagtccaaggagaacttcagaagagcaattaggaaggacaaaaaatacaatctcctcgtgatgaggtccgatgcacattaggaggggctccgtgcggtaacgcacggtgcaatccaacctggctccgttgaccgcggaaatgtggagtggcttgacaagacgggtcaccggaatgcggaatttattcacaaaggactcccgaataaaattcccagaagctccagagtccaggcaggccacggctgagaggggagagctggctgaagtggaaatccgaacaggtaccgtgagacgtggagaagccgacttggcatcaagagacgccacacccacgagagctgagtgcgagcgtgcgtttcccagacgtggaggacggattgggcaatccaccaaaaaatgttcagtactggcacagtacagacaaagattctcttccttacggcgattcctctcttccagggtcaggcgagaccgatccacttgcatggcctcctcggcgggaggcctaggcgcagattgcagtggagactgtgggagaggtgtccagagatctaagtctttttcctggcggagctcttgatgcctctcagaaaaacgcatgtcaatgcgagtggctagatgaatgagttcatgcaggttagcaggagtctctcgtgcggccagaacatctttaatgttgctggataggccttttttaaaggtcgcgcagagagcctcattattccaggatagttcagaagcaagagtacggaattgtatggcgtactcgccaacggaggaattaccctggaccaggttcagcagggcagtctcagcagaagaggctcgggcaggttcctcaaagacacttcgaatttccgagaagaaggagtgtacagaggcagtgacggggtcatcgcggtcccagagcggtgtggcccatgacagggcttttccagacagaaggctgactacgaaagccaccttagacctttcagtaggaaactgatccgacatcatctctaagtgcaaggaacattgcgaaagaaagccacggcaaaacttagagtccccattaaatttgtccggcaaggacaggcggaggctaggagcggccactcgccgcggaaggggtgctggagctggcggaggagatggttgttgctgctgtagctgcgactgtacttgctgtagttgtgactggagttgctgtgtcatggtggtcaagtacgacagctggtgatcttgttgtgctatctgttgcgactgctgggcgatctgacgagcttgctgggcgaccagcgtagggaggtcagcgacaactggcagaggaacttcagcgggatccatggccggatctactgtcacgatgccggctggcaggaggtggatcctctgtgccagagagggatagcgaggaccgtgctagtggaccggttctaagacactactggttttcaccagagcccgccgcaaagcgggatggtcttgctgcggcggtagtgaccaggtcgtatccactagcaacggctcacctctctggctgctgaagataggcgaggtacaagggagtaggcagaagcaaagtcggacgtagcagaaggtcgggggcaggcggcaaggttcgtagtcaggggagatagcagaagttctggtacacagggttttaaacacacaaaacgctttcactaggcacaagggcaacaagatccggcaaggaagtgcaagggaggaggttagatatagtcagggaccaggtgggagccaattaagctaattgggccaggcaccaatcattggtgcactggccctttaagtctcagggagctggcgcgcgcgcgccctagagagcggagccgcgcgcgccagcacatgacagcaggggacgggaacgggtaagtgacctgggatgcgattcgcgagcgggcgcgtcccgctgtgcgaatcgcatccccaacggccatgacagagcagcgctcccggtcagcgggactgaccggggagctgcagggagaaagacgccgtgagcgctccggggaggagcggggacccggagcgctaggcgtaacagtataaattttcctgcatgtattcatgatttttttctgaagtgacacaaaatcaaacctatataagtagggtatcattttaaccgtatggacctacaaaataaagatatggtgtcatttttgccgaaaaatgtactgcggaaaatcagaagcccccaaaacttacaaaatagtgttttttcatcaattttgtcgcacattgatttttttccccgtttcaccgtagatttttgggtaaaatgactaatgtcattacaaagtagaattagtgacgcaaaaaataagtcatcatatagaattttaggtgaaaatttttaagagttatgattttttaaagttaaggaggaaaagttgaaaatgaaaaaacggaaaaagccccggtccttaaggggttaaaggtgtctcttatggccataaCCAATGAGCTCACCGTGTCCACTGAGTCCGAACGGTTCTCTGAATCGGATGCCGAATTGGAAACCTCGTCCGCCAGCTCTCCAGGAGAGTGCGAACGAGTAGAGGCGGCCCTAGAAGAGGGAGACTCCGACCTGGTACATGGCTCAGGAGAGCCAGAGTGGTGACCACAGGAACGTCTTCTGGAAGAGTGAGGCGCGTTGATTGAAGAAGCGGTCGGGCGAGACCTGCAAGAGGAACGCCCGTGTCTACCAGAAGACTCAGGGGATGAGTCAGAGGAGACACCCCTATTACACTTATGTGAAGCATAGGGAGAAGGGGAACGGGACCTTCTAGAGGGCCGGTGAAGggtagacctctccaaggcagtcaccacagaacgggagacctgtgccaagtcggatatagactgggagcgggaggaaacccaggctggaggggcggccgaacccaccgggtctgaagGAACACCTGggttagaaatagcaggggggtctgggtctgggggagcagtggagcaggcagaacaagtgggttcagcagaacctggcATTTTTGCAGAGCAGTTTTTACAAGTGTAATGGGTAACTAATATTCCCGATATctgcttagagggaggaacagttttgGGCACGGACATAGCAAAAAAATGAACAgtctcacccaagtctgtgtcccaaggcagctgctgtgaggagaactctgcaCCGTGGCTGTGAGGAGAGGGAGGAGATGCCGGCCAATAGGAGAAAGAGGCCGGGTCAGAGGCAAGGGCGCTGTGATTGGCCCCTACACGGCCCCAAATGTGCGCACAGCGCTAATTGGCGGCTCATTTCGCGCTGCTGAAGCGATTATGCTGCCTGGTGGGCGGAGCTAATGTCAGCCGGGCCGCTGAAGAAGAATACAGCGGGAcatagtaatggcgcccgctccgaaCCCCGAGCGCACACGCCGCATGTAGTGAGCTCCTATGCGCCCGGGGAACGGAGCGGGCGAAGTGCCGTCGGCAGCCGCGGCTGCGCTgccgaaagtgaaactaaaaggCCGCACACGCCCGCAGAGAGAAGCCTGCGGCGCGTAGAAAAAACACACATTACCCAATAAAGTGCCCCTTACTGTGAAACACTGCCCCTTAGCTCCAATGCTCCCCCAACAATAAAAAACAATCCCCCTGCTGGGAAGAATAAAGTATCCCACGGCCAGCCCCAGCTTCAGTAAGGATAGGATCAAAaacgggtctccagctgttgcaagacatagGGAGAGAAAAATACTCACCTGTgctgaagtaatttacgaatctgtttaaccttctggcaccagctgatttaaataaataaagtttttcaccggagtacccctttaatgaaggagTCCTAGGGACGCCTAAAGATAGAAGTAGTCTCCTTTGGCTATCAAACAAGTAGATAAACAATCAAACAGAGAACGAATCAGACAAACGCACAAACAGACATCGCACTAGGATTGATCTACTATGAAAAtggaatgtgtgtatgtgtgtgtgggggggagagtAAGGATGAAGGAAGGGGGTTGGGGGTTTCCCAGCTAAATTCTTCAAGGAACCTTCAGAGCTCCTAATGATCCTCATAAAGATTCTAGAGCGTACCATTGCGTGCTAACAAATGGACACATTATAGTGATCCGTTCTACCTGAGTGAGAAATAGTTTCCATTTAGCAGAGAATTTTCTGGCTATACGTTCCTAATGTAAGAGGACTTCACATTTTTTCAAAAGTGAACAGAtgctgtaaccccttaaggaccaggcccattttaaccttaaggaccaggccaattttatttttgcgttttcgttttttcttcctcgccttctaaaatcccttTATATTTccgtctacagacccatataagggcttgttttttgcgtgaccaattgcactttgtaatgaaatctctcattttaccataaaatgtatggcgaaccccccaaaaaatttttagggaggaaatttaaatgaaaacaccaattttgcacattttggagggttttgttttcacactatacaatttacggtaaaaattacatgtgttctttattctgtgggtcaatacgattaaaatgatacccatggctagatacttttatatttttgtaccgcttaaaaaaaatctaaaactttttgtacaaaatcagtaatctaaaatcgccctattttgaccacctttatctttttcatttttccgtatatagggcggtataaggggtcattatttgcgccgtcatctgtagtttttatcgataccacatttgcatatataaaacttttagataattttttattaatttttttaaataaaatgtgacaaaaaagctgcattttttggacttttaaaatgtattacgtttacgccattcgcgTACggaataattaacattatattttgatagttcggaaatttatgcacgcggcgataccaaatatgtttagaaaaaaaaaattacgctttttgggggtaaaatgggaaaaatggacaatTTTCAATTTTAGCCCATTTTAcccataaggaccaggccaattttatttttgcgttttcgttttttcctcctcgccttctaaaatccattactcctttatatttccatctacagacccatataagggcttgttttttgcgtgaccaattgcactttgtaatgaaacctctcattttaccataaaatgtacggcgaaccaaaacattttttttttttagggaggaaattttaatgaaaaccacaattttacacattttggagggttttgttttcacactgtacattttatggtaaaaatgatgcgttctttattctgtcggtcaatatacgattaaaatgatacccatggctagatacttgtatatttttgtaccgcttaaaaaaaatctaaaactttttgtacaaaatcagtaatctaaaatcgccctatttcgaccacctataactttttcatttttccgtatatagggggcggtaggagggctaattttttgcgacgtcatctgtgttttttaataaaatgtgacaaaaaagctgaatttttggactttttaaattttttatgtttacgccattcgccgtacgggataattaacattatattttgatagttcggagatttacgcacgcggcaataccaaatatgtttattaaaaacatttttacgctttttgggggtaaaatgtgaaaaacggacaattttcatttttattgggagagggaatttttgacttttttttttactttttatttttacaatttccataggagactatctatagcaatcctttgattgcaaatactgttcagtgctatgtataggacatagcactgatcagtgttatcggtgttcttctgctctggtctgctcgttctcacaccagagtagaagaccccgggagacggccggagccaggtgagaggacctccggctgccatgctggatgatcggatcgcagcggcagcgctgcaggcgatctaatcatccattcaaagtaacgcactgccgcagatgccgtgatctgtattgatcacggcaactgaggggttaatggcggacatccgtgcgatcgcggatgtcggccattaccggcgggtccccaacTGCTACTagcagcctctaacaacggccgggacccgtggataatagcgcgcagcactgatcgtggtgccgcgtgctattaacccttcagatgcggcattcaaagttgaacaccgcgtctgaagtgaaagtaaccatgccggttagctcagggaggtgttcgggatcgccacggagaaatcacggcatcccgaacagcttacatgacagccggagggtccctacctgcctccatgctgtccggtcgccgaatgactgctcagtgcctgagatccaggcatgagcagtcaagcggcagaatcatcgatcaatggtttcctatgagaaaccactgatcaatgtaaaagatcagtgtgtgcagagttatagtctactatgggataacaatgatcagtgtaagagatcagtgtgtgcagtgttatagtctcctatgggataacaatgatcagtgtaagagatcagtgtgtgcagtgctatagtctcctatgagataacaatgatcagtatacgagatcagtgtgtgcagtgttatagtctcctatgggataacaatgatcagtgtaagagttatagtctcctatgggataataatgatcaatataagaaatcagtgtgtgcagtgttatagtctcctatgggataacaatgatcagtataagagatcagtgtgtgcagtatatttccctatgggataacaatgttcagtgtaagagatctgtgtgtgcagtgttctactctcctatgggataacaatgatcagtgtaagagatcagtgtgtgcagtgttataatctcctatgggataacaatgatcagtataagagatcagtgtgtgcagtgttatagtctcctatgcgataacaatgatcagtataagagatcagtgtgtgcagtgttatagtcccctatgggataacaatgatcactttaagagatcagtgtgtgcagtgttatagcccccttatgggataacaatgatcagtattagagatcagtgtgtacagtgttatagccccctatgggataacaatgatcagtataagatatcagtgtgtgcagtgttctactctcctatgggataacaatgatcagtataagagatcagtgtgtgcagtgttatactctcctatgggataacaatgatcagtataagatatcagtgtgtgcagtgttatagccccctatgggataacaatgatcagtataagagatcagtgtgtacagtgttatagccccctatgtgataacaatgatcagtgtaagatatcagtgtgtgcagtgttatagtctcctatgggataacattgatcaatataagagatcagtgtgtgcagtgttatagtctcctatgggataacaatgatcagtataagagatcagtgtgtacagtgttatagccccctatgggataacaatgatcagtataagatatcagtgtgtgcagtgttatagtctcctatgggataacaatgatcagtataagatatcagtgtgtgcagtgttatagccccctatgggataacaatgatcagtataagatatcagtgtgtgcagtgttatagtctcctatgggagctataacattgcaaaaaaaggtggaaaaaaaagtgaataaagataatttaaccccttccctaataaaagtttgaatcaccccacttttcccataaaaaaacccaataaaaataaacatatgtgtaaactgatgtcattacaaagtagaattggtggcgcaaaaaaataagccatcatatggaattttaggtgcaaaattgaaagagttatgattttttaaaggtaaggaggaaaaaacgaaaatgcaaaatcggaacccccccggtccttaaggggttaatactgcagAGCGGTTCTTAATAAATCCATCTTGTACTGGAGAGAGATTAGAAGGGGGAGCAGTTGGGACCTATCTGAGCCTATCTGCCATGATTTTGGAGAGGAGCTTGGAGTCTACGTTAATCAGTGAAAACGGTCTGTAAGAAAAGATATTTACattattcatatataaatatacatatttaatatttacctatatttctctcagaatccCTTTATTCATTGCTCggtgaggtttctgtccatgcagaggcagggggcgtgtccctctcttctcctcactgtgatgactccaccccctccctcgcTCTGACTCACATAGGgccctggacctgcctgcagccctgtcaatcactcatggtgtccatgacatgtcgatgaccactggacactgcaggactggtatgtgtcccaggaagcagggggacccctagtggacagttttttttatggctttttcagtatgaaatactgaaaatgttctgatGAAACCAAATGCAAAATatattgggggagagttatcaaaacctgtgcagaggaaatgttgctgaattgctaatggcaaccaatcagatcgcttcttttattgttCACAGGCCCTTTctaaactgaaagaagcaatctgattggttgctaggggcaactcagcaacttttcctctggacaggttttgataaatcttctccatTGTTTATGCGTGCTTTATAATATagcaaaagttattgtatctgacagtgcccatttaagaaatcGGCCTCGTACACATTGGGATATTTCTTGTCCATGTTCCAGCTGTAGTATCACATTAGTTTGTATTTTGGCTGAATAGAAgaatatacagaagagacaggacAGAGAGATTAAAGAATTCTACACAATTATTACAGCAGAAGAATCTGTGACTCTGCTCTATATTAAgttgttactactcacctgggcagttaccagtaggaatgtcctccttatactgctcatcaccgctcacatctgtctcttcttcttcctttatatctGAAGGATTAATATAGAttggatctttccctgtaggaatgtcctcattatactgctcatcaccgctcacatctgtctcttcttcctttatatcTGAAGGATTAATATAGATCGgatctttctctgtaggaatgtcctccttatactgctcatcaccgttcatatgtgtctcttcttcttcctttatatctgtagcattaatattgttcagatctttccctgtaggaatgtcctccttatactgctcatcaccgctcacttctgtctcttcttcttcctttaggtCTGTAGAATTATTACAGgtaagatctttccctgtaggaatgtcctccttatactggtcatcaccgctcacatctgtctcttcttcttccttcataactgtagcattaatatagatccgaTTTTTCCCTGTAGTAATGACCTCCATATTCTGCTcatcaagaggacggggacacctctctggtgctgttctcttactggatctgactgtagggaacacatacagagactgaattcattctttacatacaaataatgagaggacgtgtgtatatagtcatgtctattacctggtgatgtgaggggctgctgatcctccatcatgacctgatccttgtactgatccttgtgtccttctacatactcccactcctccatggagaaatagaccgccacgtcctgacaccttataggaacctgacacataatgatacagtcatccccccgacccctccagtggtgttactgtataatgtcccagcattcccagcagtgtcacctctccagtcatcaccagacccctccattactgtataatgtcccagcattcccagcagtgtcacctctctaatcatcaccagacccctccattactgtataatgtcccagcattcccagcagtgtcacctctccagtcatcaccagacccctccattactgtataatgtcccagcagtgtcacctctctaatcatcaccagacccctccattactgtataatgtcccagcagtgtcacctctccagtcatcaccagacccctccattactgtataatgtcccagcattcccagcagtgtcacctctccagtcatcaccagactcctccattactgtataatgtcccagcagtgtcacctctccagtcatcacctgacccctccattactgtataatgtcccagcagggtcacctctccagtcatcaccagacccctccattactgtataatgtcccagcagtgtcacctctccagtcatcaccagacccctccattactgtataatgtcccagcagtgtcacccctccagtcatcaccagacccctccattactgtataatgtcccagcattcccagcagtgtcacctctccagtcatcaccagacccctccattactgtataatgtcccagcagtgtcacctctccagtcatcaccagacccctccattactgtataatgtcccagcagtgtcacctctccagtcatcaccagacccctccattactgtataatgtcccagcagtgtcacctctccagtcatcaccagacccctccattactgtataatgtcccagcagtgtcacctctccagtcatcaccagactcctccattactgtataatgtcccagcagtgtcacctctccagtcatcaccagacccctccattactgtataatgtcccagcagtgtcacctctccagtcatcaccagacccctccattactgtataatgtcccagcagtgtcacctctccagtcatcaccagacccctccattactgtataatgtcccagcagtgtcacctctccagtcatcaccagacccttccattactgtataatgtcccagcagtgtcacctctccagtcatcaccagacccctccattactgtataatgtcccagcagtgtcacctctccagtcatcaccagaccccttcattactgtataatgtcccagcagtgtcacctctccagt
Above is a genomic segment from Hyla sarda isolate aHylSar1 chromosome 1, aHylSar1.hap1, whole genome shotgun sequence containing:
- the LOC130298492 gene encoding uncharacterized protein LOC130298492, whose translation is MEEWEYVEGHKDQYKDQVMMEDQQPLTSPVRSSKRTAPERCPRPLDEQNMEVITTGKNRIYINATVMKEEEETDVSGDDQYKEDIPTGKDLTCNNSTDLKEEEETEVSGDEQYKEDIPTGKDLNNINATDIKEEEETHMNGDEQYKEDIPTEKDPIYINPSDIKEEETDVSGDEQYNEDIPTGKDPIYINPSDIKEEEETDVSGDEQYKEDIPTGNCPGK